A single Wolbachia endosymbiont (group A) of Bibio marci DNA region contains:
- a CDS encoding IS5 family transposase, translating to MPQKMKVSNQNEYNKFLQERGNIFHYINEAIENWYENSPKMQGGNYIYSDKVVILVHIIVNLFRIGLRQTVGFIKGYMQQIGRDLAVISYSQASRRFKKLNIKINDCRIDKNNMEDIEIAIDSTGISIYNNTPGHSKENSANRKYRGYEQTRKLHVMLNINSKKAIAVKYSNGVYSDHYGACDLLKEVNFQHVIKALYADRAYDRHKFYKLCHEYDIKAKIPPINNAAEHPEIDYMSDRNAAIRLIKLYGEDGVKEWKKEVNYGKRSYIEGFFSRLKQIFGFSFRNKSEVNREKELLIKCYLLNQFTEIGMAKFEMAT from the coding sequence ATGCCACAGAAAATGAAAGTCAGTAACCAAAATGAATATAACAAATTTCTCCAGGAAAGAGGAAATATTTTTCATTATATCAATGAAGCCATAGAAAATTGGTATGAAAATAGTCCAAAAATGCAAGGCGGCAACTATATTTACAGTGATAAAGTTGTGATTTTGGTGCATATAATTGTCAATCTTTTTAGAATTGGTTTAAGACAAACGGTGGGGTTTATAAAAGGATATATGCAACAAATAGGAAGAGATTTAGCAGTTATCAGCTATTCACAAGCATCAAGAAGGTTTAAGAAACTTAATATTAAGATCAATGATTGCAGAATTGATAAAAATAATATGGAAGACATCGAAATTGCTATAGATAGTACAGGTATCAGCATTTACAACAATACCCCTGGTCACAGCAAGGAAAATAGCGCTAACAGAAAATATCGTGGCTATGAACAGACAAGAAAATTGCATGTAATGTTGAATATAAACAGCAAAAAAGCCATAGCTGTAAAATACAGTAACGGTGTCTACTCTGATCACTATGGAGCTTGCGATTTGCTTAAAGAAGTTAATTTTCAGCATGTCATAAAAGCACTATATGCAGATAGGGCATATGATAGGCACAAGTTTTACAAATTGTGTCACGAATATGATATAAAGGCAAAAATTCCACCAATAAACAATGCGGCAGAACATCCAGAAATAGATTATATGTCTGACAGAAATGCTGCTATTAGGTTAATAAAATTATACGGTGAAGATGGCGTGAAAGAATGGAAAAAAGAAGTAAATTATGGGAAAAGATCTTATATTGAAGGGTTTTTCTCAAGATTAAAGCAAATATTTGGATTCAGCTTTAGGAATAAATCCGAAGTAAATCGCGAAAAAGAATTGCTGATTAAGTGCTATTTGCTTAATCAATTTACTGAAATTGGTATGGCTAAATTTGAAATGGCTACATGA
- a CDS encoding HAD family hydrolase, producing MKNSPLAVVFDWDNTLVDTQDNIFNAIKHTINSMGYSNKAADRNSHESRKSYMVNLFGDQWKKANQIYQQYLDDALLQNIALNQGVEEMLQTLKSYNIYLAIVSNKKNTNLREEVTYFKLDSYFERVVGSCDTAEDKPSAIPLLFALEESTLPINRENVFFVGDSITDVLCAQNANCLPIIYGQSISGYEDLLCFQHFDKLTDFIIKYLEDR from the coding sequence ATGAAAAACAGCCCGTTAGCAGTAGTATTCGATTGGGATAATACCTTAGTTGACACTCAAGATAACATTTTTAATGCTATTAAACATACCATAAACTCAATGGGGTATAGTAATAAAGCTGCTGATAGAAATTCCCATGAGTCGAGAAAGAGCTATATGGTCAATTTATTTGGCGATCAGTGGAAAAAAGCAAATCAGATATATCAACAATATTTAGATGATGCACTATTGCAAAACATTGCTCTGAATCAAGGAGTAGAGGAAATGTTGCAGACACTGAAAAGCTACAATATTTATCTAGCAATAGTAAGTAATAAGAAAAATACTAATTTACGTGAAGAAGTTACCTATTTTAAACTAGATTCTTACTTTGAAAGAGTAGTTGGGTCATGCGATACTGCAGAAGATAAACCATCTGCAATCCCACTGCTATTCGCACTAGAAGAGAGTACGTTGCCTATAAATAGAGAAAATGTGTTTTTCGTTGGTGATAGCATCACAGATGTTCTGTGTGCACAAAATGCCAATTGTTTACCTATTATATACGGTCAATCAATAAGCGGTTATGAAGATTTGTTATGTTTTCAACATTTTGATAAGCTTACAGATTTCATAATAAAATATTTGGAAGATAGGTAA
- a CDS encoding RDD family protein — protein MTEIASIKRRFCAYLIDVAILLIPTLLIILLLEDSSLILHLSYMCVNCSYFTYFISSKAQATPGQRLMNICTINLDNSKIDLNLAFDRSTSQFFLPLLNSVVVVLTEFLQDQEVLVNVLSALKVMIVLLTLCWYLVACFSKKKQTYHDMLFNTVVIKGTIK, from the coding sequence ATGACAGAGATTGCCAGCATAAAAAGGCGCTTTTGCGCATATTTAATAGATGTAGCAATTTTATTAATTCCAACTTTATTAATTATACTGCTATTAGAGGATTCTTCGTTGATCTTACATCTATCATACATGTGTGTAAATTGTAGTTACTTCACATATTTTATATCTTCAAAGGCCCAAGCAACTCCAGGTCAACGGTTAATGAATATATGTACTATCAATTTAGATAATTCTAAAATAGACTTGAATTTAGCGTTTGACAGAAGCACTTCCCAGTTTTTTCTTCCTTTGTTAAACAGTGTAGTAGTTGTCCTTACTGAATTTTTGCAAGATCAGGAGGTATTAGTGAATGTCTTGAGTGCATTGAAAGTAATGATAGTGCTGCTCACTCTCTGCTGGTATCTAGTTGCTTGTTTTTCTAAAAAGAAACAGACATACCACGACATGCTATTTAATACGGTTGTTATCAAAGGAACTATTAAATGA
- the bfr gene encoding bacterioferritin: protein MNEEIVKHLNKLLTNELTSVRQYLLHFAVLKNNGINRLAEKVKNELNEELEHANKLAERILLFKGVPNFQDTNEISKHDGKFTKDTIRKILEANLKLEGKGIKDIKETISIAEKEKDFVSVMLLEEMLKNEEEHFHWIEKQIDLIELMGVENYLRTQI from the coding sequence ATGAATGAAGAGATAGTAAAACATTTGAACAAATTATTGACCAATGAGCTGACTTCTGTACGTCAGTATCTTTTGCATTTTGCGGTTCTCAAAAACAATGGAATTAATAGACTTGCAGAAAAGGTAAAAAATGAGCTTAACGAAGAACTTGAACATGCAAACAAGTTGGCAGAAAGAATTTTGTTATTCAAAGGAGTTCCAAATTTTCAGGATACAAACGAAATATCAAAGCATGATGGAAAGTTTACAAAAGACACAATACGGAAAATCTTAGAAGCTAATTTGAAATTAGAGGGAAAAGGTATTAAGGATATCAAAGAAACGATTTCTATCGCTGAGAAAGAAAAAGATTTTGTTAGTGTAATGTTATTAGAAGAGATGTTAAAAAATGAAGAAGAGCACTTCCATTGGATTGAGAAACAGATTGACCTTATTGAACTAATGGGTGTTGAAAACTATTTAAGAACACAAATATAG
- a CDS encoding SURF1 family protein: MLKKTVFILIIPCLLLFLLGLWQVFRLNWKNNIIKSMSLPVVHLLPNNDLEKFNYRHVKIDGILSDIELYVFAGQHGYHVLSPMLLTTGRYMLVNKGIVREKKEKKVKIEKVVADGTLYCDSNKSKNWFIKNDTASNTWFTLSTEEISNELGIKLEKCVLWLNNFGSKVAIQPMKHLEYAITWFALSLTWLIMCVIYYRQNLNKA, encoded by the coding sequence GTGTTAAAAAAAACAGTATTTATTTTAATTATACCTTGCTTGCTTCTTTTTTTATTAGGATTATGGCAAGTATTCAGATTGAACTGGAAGAATAATATTATTAAAAGTATGAGTCTTCCAGTTGTTCATCTATTGCCCAATAACGACCTTGAAAAATTTAACTATAGGCATGTCAAGATCGATGGGATTCTAAGTGACATAGAACTATATGTTTTTGCAGGGCAACACGGCTATCACGTGCTGTCTCCTATGTTGCTCACCACTGGACGTTACATGTTGGTGAATAAAGGAATAGTCAGAGAAAAAAAGGAGAAAAAAGTAAAAATTGAAAAAGTAGTTGCAGATGGAACTTTATATTGCGATAGCAATAAAAGCAAAAATTGGTTCATCAAAAACGATACTGCTTCGAATACATGGTTTACCCTGAGCACAGAGGAAATTTCCAATGAGTTAGGTATTAAGCTAGAGAAGTGTGTATTGTGGCTGAACAATTTTGGCAGCAAAGTAGCTATACAGCCAATGAAGCATTTGGAATATGCAATCACTTGGTTTGCACTTTCCTTAACTTGGTTGATTATGTGCGTAATTTACTATAGGCAAAACCTCAATAAAGCTTGA
- a CDS encoding monovalent cation:proton antiporter-2 (CPA2) family protein: MHSGSQHLFDIIILLSAAVFIVIAFWKMNISPVLGYFVAGAVIGSHGFNLIHSAEAMDNLAEFGVVFLLFIIGLELTFERLIAMRIHVFGFGSLQVIVTMVAIWCIALAFGVNTNIATVIGGGLALSSTAIVLQVLQEKGSQASQVGRLSIAVLLMQDFAVVPLIVLVPLLAGNSEHSLISSLAGSLVQAAIALVLIFITGRLLLRPLFSVIAKMESNEIFISTTLLIVLGAAFITEQFHLSLALGAFVAGLLVAETEYRHSVEHAVLPFKDLFLGLFFMTVGMSINTELLLNKLPLITLLSIILIVLKTSIIYILCRFFGFKSAPAIQAGLLLSQGGEFAFILFRLANELNVLPSEIAQVLMMVTTVTMAFTPLLSGLGDWIANSFSTEKTILDDEAVETDTQDLYNHVIVAGFGRVGYMVTKMLTAEHLSYVVVDIQSKIVKEGKSDNFPIYLGDVTRCEILKSVGIERAQALVVSIKNEVTIKKVVSLVAANFPHVNIVIRLPDLSNVEVYRDLGASKIIPETSEIGLQLGGAALSLSGISESGVTSLKSRFRKGNYSMLKDLGSDKDE, encoded by the coding sequence ATGCACAGTGGCTCTCAGCATTTGTTTGATATTATAATTTTACTTTCTGCTGCTGTGTTTATAGTCATAGCGTTTTGGAAAATGAATATTAGTCCAGTGCTTGGTTACTTCGTTGCAGGTGCAGTTATTGGTTCTCATGGATTTAATCTGATACACTCAGCTGAAGCAATGGATAATCTTGCAGAATTTGGTGTAGTTTTTCTATTATTCATTATAGGCCTTGAATTGACATTTGAACGCCTGATCGCTATGCGTATTCATGTATTTGGGTTCGGTTCTCTTCAAGTTATAGTTACCATGGTAGCAATATGGTGCATCGCTCTTGCTTTCGGAGTGAATACGAATATAGCGACAGTTATTGGTGGTGGGCTTGCGCTATCCTCAACAGCAATAGTGTTGCAGGTTCTGCAAGAAAAAGGTTCTCAAGCAAGTCAGGTTGGTAGGTTGTCGATAGCAGTGCTATTAATGCAAGATTTTGCAGTGGTACCATTAATAGTATTGGTACCTTTACTTGCTGGCAATTCTGAGCACAGCCTGATAAGCTCATTGGCAGGCTCATTAGTGCAAGCAGCTATTGCATTAGTGCTGATATTTATAACTGGTAGATTATTGCTTAGACCTTTATTTTCGGTTATTGCTAAAATGGAAAGTAATGAGATCTTTATATCAACAACGCTTTTAATAGTATTAGGAGCAGCATTTATTACTGAGCAATTTCATTTATCGTTGGCATTAGGTGCATTTGTCGCTGGATTGTTAGTTGCAGAAACAGAATATAGACACTCAGTGGAGCACGCAGTATTACCATTTAAAGATTTGTTTCTTGGCTTATTTTTCATGACTGTTGGTATGTCCATCAATACCGAACTTTTACTCAATAAGTTACCACTAATTACTTTATTATCGATTATCCTTATCGTTTTAAAAACATCTATCATATATATATTGTGTAGATTTTTTGGGTTTAAGAGTGCACCTGCTATACAAGCTGGGTTACTACTTTCACAAGGCGGTGAATTTGCGTTTATTTTATTTCGCTTAGCAAATGAACTAAATGTGCTACCAAGTGAAATCGCTCAAGTACTTATGATGGTAACTACAGTAACCATGGCTTTCACTCCTCTTTTATCGGGGCTTGGAGATTGGATAGCAAACTCATTTAGCACTGAGAAAACAATATTAGATGATGAAGCTGTTGAAACAGATACACAAGATCTTTATAACCATGTGATAGTTGCTGGATTTGGTAGAGTGGGATATATGGTAACAAAAATGCTTACGGCAGAGCATTTAAGTTACGTTGTTGTAGATATTCAATCGAAAATAGTCAAAGAAGGAAAAAGTGATAATTTTCCTATATATCTTGGAGATGTTACAAGATGTGAAATTTTAAAATCGGTAGGAATAGAAAGAGCTCAAGCTCTCGTGGTTTCAATAAAGAATGAAGTTACTATAAAAAAAGTTGTTTCTTTAGTTGCTGCAAATTTTCCGCATGTAAATATTGTAATACGCTTACCAGATCTGAGTAATGTGGAGGTTTATAGAGATCTAGGAGCTAGTAAAATTATTCCTGAAACATCTGAGATAGGATTGCAGCTAGGTGGAGCTGCACTGAGCCTCAGTGGTATTAGCGAAAGTGGAGTTACGTCTTTAAAAAGTAGATTCAGAAAAGGCAATTACAGTATGTTAAAAGACCTTGGTAGTGATAAAGATGAATAA
- a CDS encoding thioredoxin family protein — MVALNTPKVDFSFTAKDFNLLGVDNKYYTLSDCCGKNGLIVMFICNHCPYVQSIISNLVSDVDQLKKDYQVNTIAIMPNDVNEYPEDSFENMINFAKENKFTFPYLIDSTQKIAKEYGAVCTPDFFGFNSNLNLCYRGRFNDTKKEKVQSYEVGSSDLSQAMKFIAETGNSPIDQKSSIGCSIKWSNSTG, encoded by the coding sequence ATGGTTGCTCTGAATACTCCTAAAGTCGATTTTAGTTTTACTGCAAAAGATTTTAATCTTTTGGGAGTAGACAATAAATACTATACATTAAGTGACTGTTGTGGAAAAAATGGTCTTATTGTAATGTTTATATGCAATCACTGTCCTTACGTTCAGTCAATTATTAGCAATTTGGTAAGCGATGTTGATCAATTGAAAAAAGATTATCAGGTAAACACCATTGCAATAATGCCAAATGATGTAAATGAATATCCAGAAGATTCCTTTGAAAATATGATTAATTTTGCCAAGGAAAATAAGTTTACATTTCCATATTTAATTGATAGTACACAGAAAATAGCTAAAGAATACGGGGCTGTTTGCACTCCTGACTTTTTTGGCTTTAATTCCAATTTAAACCTTTGCTATCGTGGACGTTTTAACGACACAAAAAAAGAAAAGGTTCAAAGCTATGAAGTAGGAAGTAGTGACTTATCTCAAGCTATGAAATTTATTGCAGAAACTGGTAATTCTCCAATTGACCAAAAATCAAGTATTGGCTGCTCAATTAAATGGTCTAATTCTACAGGTTAA
- the tmk gene encoding dTMP kinase produces MFITFEGIDGSGKTTQSKLLANHFKQIQGENNVVLTREPGGTDFAEKIRGVLLTNNIDPISELLLLISMRREHMKKLILPALAEGKIVICDRFIDSTIAYQGYGFGVDLGLIRDLHKLVKIKYPDITFILDIDVKVGLNRAKDKNKYEEMDVNFYNKVRKGFQEIAIEEPVRCSVITEIEAKDNNQVYSEIIKLLA; encoded by the coding sequence ATGTTCATAACTTTCGAAGGAATAGACGGCTCTGGTAAAACAACACAATCTAAGCTACTTGCAAATCATTTTAAGCAAATTCAAGGCGAAAATAACGTAGTATTGACTCGAGAACCAGGTGGCACTGATTTTGCAGAAAAGATAAGAGGAGTGTTGTTAACAAATAATATTGATCCTATTTCTGAACTCTTGCTACTTATCTCGATGAGGCGCGAACATATGAAAAAATTAATATTACCAGCTCTTGCAGAAGGAAAAATAGTGATTTGTGATCGGTTTATTGATTCAACTATTGCATACCAAGGATATGGGTTTGGAGTTGACTTAGGGCTAATAAGGGACTTACATAAGCTAGTGAAAATTAAATATCCAGATATTACATTCATTCTAGATATTGATGTTAAAGTTGGGTTAAATAGAGCAAAAGACAAGAATAAATATGAAGAAATGGATGTTAATTTTTACAATAAGGTCAGAAAAGGGTTTCAGGAAATAGCCATAGAAGAGCCCGTTAGGTGCAGTGTTATCACTGAAATTGAAGCTAAAGACAACAATCAAGTATATAGTGAAATTATTAAACTTCTTGCATAA
- the ftsH gene encoding ATP-dependent zinc metalloprotease FtsH, with the protein MKKFLEGLLIWLVIIVLISVAYIQFSGNVGKSKTIIPFSEFLTKLEDNDVENIVIKNQSIEGKFRDGSSFNSSGVIYSDLIKNLHDRKVRFSFSTGDSAMNVIGGLLISWVPTFIFIGFLLFFLKQTQAGGNRTISFGKSRARLMTSGKKVTFDDVAGIDEAKEELVEIVDFLKQRQKFQILGGKIPKGCLLIGSPGTGKTLLARAIAGEANVPFFSISGSDFVEMFVGVGASRVRDMFDQGKKNAPCIIFIDEIDAVGRHRGIGLGGGNDEREQTLNQLLVEMDGFESNEGVIIIAATNRPDVLDPALLRPGRFDRQVTISLPDINGREKILNTHIKKISMAPDVNVRTVARGTPGFSGADLANLVNESALIAARRNKKIVTMDDFEYARDKVMMGVERRSLIMTEEEKRLTAYHEAGHAMIAVNMSASDPIHKATIIPRGRALGLVMRLPETDRVSLTREKMLADITVAMGGRVAEELIFGYDKVTSGASSDIKLASDLSRSMVTKWGMSDKIGPIYHNREQTMHGSDIISEDTLKLIDEEVKEVVSSCYEKAKEILTKHKKGLDLIAENLLEFETLTGDEIKDILNGKKIIREENEKNEKIKKSSLY; encoded by the coding sequence ATGAAAAAATTTTTAGAAGGCTTATTGATCTGGTTAGTAATTATTGTTCTTATTTCAGTTGCTTATATTCAATTCAGCGGAAATGTAGGTAAAAGTAAAACAATTATACCTTTTTCGGAATTTTTAACTAAACTAGAAGACAATGATGTAGAAAATATTGTCATAAAAAATCAGAGCATTGAAGGCAAGTTCAGGGATGGTTCAAGTTTCAACTCAAGCGGTGTTATATATAGCGACCTAATAAAAAATTTACATGATAGAAAAGTGAGATTCTCCTTTTCAACTGGAGATTCTGCCATGAACGTAATTGGTGGATTACTTATCTCATGGGTCCCAACATTTATCTTTATTGGCTTTTTGCTATTCTTTCTTAAACAAACACAAGCGGGAGGCAACAGAACTATAAGCTTTGGCAAGTCAAGGGCTAGACTCATGACTAGTGGAAAAAAAGTAACATTTGATGATGTTGCCGGAATTGATGAAGCAAAAGAAGAGCTGGTAGAGATCGTTGATTTCCTTAAACAAAGGCAAAAATTTCAAATATTAGGTGGAAAAATACCAAAAGGGTGCCTTTTAATTGGCTCTCCTGGAACTGGTAAAACTTTACTTGCTCGTGCAATTGCAGGTGAAGCTAATGTGCCATTCTTTAGCATTTCCGGATCTGATTTTGTTGAAATGTTTGTGGGTGTTGGTGCAAGTCGTGTTCGTGATATGTTTGATCAAGGCAAGAAAAATGCTCCTTGCATAATTTTCATAGATGAAATAGATGCGGTGGGTAGACATCGTGGCATTGGTCTTGGTGGCGGCAACGACGAAAGAGAGCAAACATTAAATCAGTTATTAGTTGAGATGGATGGCTTTGAGTCTAATGAAGGTGTGATAATAATCGCTGCAACTAACCGCCCAGACGTTTTAGATCCAGCACTGCTTAGACCTGGTCGTTTTGACCGACAGGTTACTATTTCTTTACCCGATATAAATGGGCGTGAAAAGATATTAAATACGCATATAAAGAAAATATCAATGGCTCCCGATGTAAATGTGAGAACAGTTGCAAGAGGAACACCAGGCTTTTCTGGAGCTGATTTAGCAAATTTAGTGAACGAATCTGCACTTATCGCTGCAAGAAGAAACAAGAAGATTGTTACCATGGATGATTTTGAATATGCACGTGATAAAGTGATGATGGGCGTAGAAAGGCGATCTCTCATTATGACAGAAGAGGAAAAGAGACTGACTGCATACCATGAAGCTGGTCATGCGATGATTGCTGTTAATATGTCTGCTTCTGATCCTATACACAAGGCAACAATTATTCCACGCGGTAGGGCACTCGGTTTAGTTATGAGACTACCAGAAACAGATAGGGTGTCCCTCACAAGAGAAAAGATGCTAGCAGATATTACTGTTGCTATGGGTGGAAGAGTGGCAGAAGAGCTAATTTTTGGCTACGATAAAGTCACAAGCGGTGCATCTTCGGATATAAAACTAGCATCAGATTTATCACGTTCTATGGTAACAAAATGGGGAATGAGCGACAAAATAGGCCCGATCTATCACAATCGCGAACAAACCATGCATGGTTCTGACATAATTTCTGAAGATACGTTAAAACTTATAGATGAAGAAGTGAAGGAAGTTGTGTCTTCTTGCTATGAAAAAGCAAAAGAGATTTTGACCAAGCATAAGAAAGGCTTAGATCTCATTGCTGAAAATCTACTGGAGTTTGAAACTTTAACAGGAGATGAAATAAAGGACATATTAAATGGAAAAAAAATTATTAGAGAGGAAAATGAGAAGAATGAGAAAATAAAAAAATCCTCTCTCTATTAA
- the tilS gene encoding tRNA lysidine(34) synthetase TilS has protein sequence MELELLFQNIANSFAFHNQIAIAVSGGVDSIVLLHLMNNWAKKNKLSLPIALTVNHGLRSESQKEADFVVSYAKELGAKESFILNWEKQNIKGNIQLQARKARYKLLVEWCKNNNVKCLLVAHHKDDQAETFLLRLERGSGVDGLSSMDYKSFLNGIYIFRPLLNFSRSEIEKYAKLHQLKWIEDRSNYNLKYRRILYRNLLKASNNQEILTERICLTALHMKRAAKALMHYTCLAFNDCVNVHDLGYIEIKLSEFYQLPEEIALRLLLYSIMAIASKHYKPRYNSLIVIFNKILQKDSNVNCTLSGCKIRKYGENILIIRESSRIQEITVNLPLNEPIEWDSRFSCTILGNQECSVIIAPLKKTQKVPEFLKDYNCCPEVFYSLPVVLKDGKVLAYPNVNYNGKNTNDDKVQCIIDSTIKQNLVSLMGI, from the coding sequence ATGGAATTAGAGTTATTATTTCAAAATATAGCTAATAGCTTTGCTTTCCATAATCAAATTGCAATTGCAGTATCAGGTGGTGTAGATAGTATAGTCTTACTGCACTTAATGAATAACTGGGCAAAAAAAAACAAGCTTTCACTTCCTATAGCATTAACAGTAAATCATGGGTTACGTTCAGAGTCTCAAAAAGAAGCTGATTTTGTTGTAAGTTATGCAAAAGAACTTGGAGCAAAGGAGTCGTTCATATTAAATTGGGAGAAGCAAAATATTAAAGGCAATATTCAGTTACAGGCACGAAAAGCACGGTATAAATTACTAGTAGAGTGGTGTAAAAACAATAATGTTAAATGTTTGCTCGTCGCTCATCACAAAGATGATCAAGCAGAAACGTTCTTATTAAGATTAGAGCGAGGTAGCGGCGTAGATGGATTATCATCAATGGACTACAAGTCTTTCCTAAATGGTATTTATATATTTAGGCCATTGTTAAATTTTAGTCGTAGTGAAATAGAAAAGTACGCTAAGCTTCATCAGTTAAAATGGATCGAAGATAGAAGCAACTATAACCTAAAATACAGGCGAATTTTATACCGTAACTTACTTAAAGCAAGTAACAATCAAGAGATTTTAACAGAGCGAATATGCCTCACAGCCCTTCATATGAAAAGAGCTGCAAAAGCGTTGATGCACTACACATGTCTTGCATTTAATGACTGTGTTAATGTTCATGATCTTGGTTATATTGAAATTAAACTAAGTGAATTTTATCAATTACCAGAGGAAATAGCCTTGAGGCTTCTTCTTTACTCTATAATGGCAATTGCCAGTAAACATTATAAACCAAGGTACAACAGTCTTATCGTAATATTTAATAAAATATTGCAAAAGGATAGTAATGTTAACTGTACACTTTCTGGGTGCAAAATAAGAAAATATGGAGAAAATATCTTAATAATTAGAGAATCGTCAAGGATACAAGAAATTACCGTAAACCTACCTTTAAATGAACCTATTGAATGGGATAGCAGATTTAGCTGCACAATACTCGGAAATCAAGAGTGTTCAGTTATTATCGCTCCATTAAAAAAAACACAAAAAGTTCCTGAATTTCTGAAGGATTACAACTGCTGCCCTGAAGTTTTCTATTCTTTGCCTGTAGTGCTAAAAGATGGAAAGGTGCTTGCTTATCCTAATGTAAATTATAACGGAAAAAATACCAATGACGATAAGGTTCAATGCATTATTGATAGCACGATAAAACAAAATTTGGTAAGCTTGATGGGTATTTAG
- a CDS encoding OmpA family protein, which produces MWSRLVIMCCFCLLLTGVSSCPKKGANTTNKMNSVVKQIGDKRVFFGYDESSVTEVSADALLDVMEVLQDNPDAKVILTGHTDNRGSHEYNLALGAKRADAAKKFMVSCTPYIENRIKTASKGETEPLVNVKDDSRNSKYEKEHAKNRRVEFSFSGIKK; this is translated from the coding sequence ATGTGGAGTAGACTGGTTATAATGTGCTGTTTTTGTTTACTACTTACTGGTGTAAGTTCTTGCCCAAAAAAAGGAGCAAATACAACAAATAAAATGAATTCTGTTGTTAAGCAGATAGGTGATAAAAGAGTTTTCTTTGGTTATGATGAATCTAGTGTTACTGAAGTAAGTGCAGATGCATTACTTGACGTAATGGAGGTGTTACAAGATAACCCTGACGCGAAGGTTATTTTAACTGGTCATACTGACAACCGTGGTTCTCATGAATATAATCTTGCGCTAGGCGCTAAAAGGGCAGATGCAGCTAAAAAATTTATGGTTAGTTGTACACCATACATAGAAAACAGAATAAAAACTGCTTCTAAGGGTGAAACTGAGCCTTTGGTTAATGTAAAAGATGATTCTAGAAATTCTAAATATGAAAAAGAGCATGCTAAAAATCGTAGAGTGGAATTTTCATTTTCTGGAATAAAGAAATAG